From Mastacembelus armatus chromosome 9, fMasArm1.2, whole genome shotgun sequence:
GTATCACAGGGAACAGAAGAGCTTATGCTCCCTCGTCATCACTGCCCACCAAACAAGTGTGGacccatcagcagcagcagcacggTGACCTCGGCCACTGCCCACTGCCGATGTGAGCTCCTGGATATGTGGgacattatatattatattccaCTCTAGTTCATCCAATCAGTGGGATGTGGCAACTGAGGTTAATGGTTTGCTAGAAGAAATACAGAGGGTatagaaagtattcagaccgctttaaatttttcactctttgtgtcattgcagccatttgccaaaatcaaaaaagttcattttatttctcattaatgtacactcagcaccccatcttgacagaaaaaaacagaaatgtagaaatttttgcaaatttattaaaaaagaaaaactgaaatatcacatggtcataagtattcagaccctttgcagtgacactcatatttaactcacatgctgtccatttcttctgatcctccttgagatggttctgctccttcattggagtccagctgtgtttaaactgattggacttgattaggaaaggcacacacctgtctatataagaccttacagctcacagtgcatgtcagagcaaatgagaatcatgaggtcgaaggaactgcccaaggagctcagagacagaattgtggcaaggcacagatctggccaaggttacaaaagaatttctgcagcactcaaggttcctaagagcacagtggcctccataatcctcaaatggaaaaagtttgggacgaccagaactcttcctagacctggccatccagccaaactgagcaatcgtgggggaagagccttggtgagagaggtaaagcGCttcaccagtcggggctttatggcagagtggcccgacagaagcctctcctcagtgcaagacccatgaaagcctgcatagagtttgccatggtttgtgtggagaaaaccaggcactgctcatcacctgcccaatacaatccctacagtgaaacatggtggtgggagcatcatgttgtgggggtgtttttcagctgcagggacaggacgactggttgtaattgaaggaaagatgaatgcggccaagtacagagatatcctggaagaaaacctcttccagagtgctcaggacctcagactgggccgaaggttcacctttcaacaggacaatgaccctaagcacacagctaaaataacaaaggagtggcttcggaacaactctgtgaccgttcttgactggcccagccagagccctgacctaaacccaattgagcatctctggagagacctgaaaatggctgtccaccaacgttcaccatccaacctgacagaactggagaggatctgcaaggaagaatggcagaggatccccaaatccaggtgtgaaaaacttgttgcatcattcccaagaagactcatggctgtactagctcaaaagggtgcttctactcaatactgagcacagggtctgaatacttatgaccatgtgatatttcagtttttcttttttaataaatttgcaaaaatttctacatttctgtttttttctgtcaagatggggtgctgagtgtacattaatgagaaataaaatgaacttttttgattttggcaaatggctgcaatgacacaaagagcgaaaaatttaaaggggtctgaatactttccgtacccactgtaactaaCTATGCTGCCCAATGATGCAGTGTGAAGAAACACATAACAGCTAAGCAATAGTTAGAACATTTTCTTAatatgttgtgttttactttaaaatacagACAGTTTAAAgtacagattttaaaatcaaatcaaagaaaTGTGTGTAACACAGAGCAGAATTGCAGTCACATTTTACATGAATTATTACACAATAAGCCCCATTCTGTCAGTCAGCtcaacaaacacacccacatcaTGGTGCATGTAAGTCACTTAGAGATCTCTCATCCACTTACAGGTTTTGTATGTCAACCTGTAATGCATTCTAGCTGATGAAGTCAAATACATATAAAGTCAGTCTAAAAAAGACAGGAGTTATTTTCTgggctttttcttctttgctttttcaGCATCATCATAGGCCTTCCTCTTGGCAGCAAGTTTGTTAGCCTGTAAAGATTAAATGGACAAAATTAAAGATCAAACGCTCAACACCAGTAACACAACCATTTCAGAGATCAATGACCAGACTTGCAAGTTGACAGCAGCTACACAATACTGTTAAACATTCTCAGCCCGAGATAAGGCTCcagatgctgaaaataaagGATCCAATGTTAAAAACGTAGCATTATCTTTTCACACAGCTGAATCCAGACCCAGTCAGTAACAAAATGGGACAAACCTCTCTaacttttctcttctttccaaACATGATCTTGTCATACAGgtacttttcctttttcttcatcatcataATGGCAAGACGTTTCTCCTCTGCCTTCTCCTCTTGCTCCAACCGCgcttggttttctgttttcagttttccagGCGTCACTCTGACTTGCAGAGACTAAAAGCAAGAAAGATGCATTGATGAATGTTccaagagttttgttttttttttatactgtggGAGACGAGCCAAGTGGCACAGTTAATTGTTCAGAAATCTACTACCTTGCCCTGGGTTCGTTGTTCTTCCATCTTCTTAAGGTTCTCCTCTtctgcctcttcttcctcatcgtcctcctcctcgtcaacgtcatcctcctcttcttcatcttcaccCTCTacatcctcttcctcttcttcctcctgttcATGGTCTATGAAGGAAGAAATATGCACAAGTATTTATGACCTGAATCCACGATGCCTATAAGATGTATTCAGCCTTAGTATTTTTAGTCAGACTGTGGGATAATTACAACTAAAGcctaatgttttaaaatataaaacacaaagtttttaTAAACACTGTATTAGGAAAGCTGAGAGAGAAATGCTTCAGTTAATACCTGTTTTTTCTCCACGTTGTAAGGCCATGATCTTCAGTTTTTCAGGGGGCACGTAGTCTCCGTCTTTCTCCTCCACAAATGGAGAGAGGTGAGGGGGCAGGGTCACTCCAATGAAGTAGTCCTCCACAGGCAGGAGCATCTTAGCATTGACACAATCATACACCCACTGAGGTTGGAAGTAGTACCTGAAATAACAAGGACAGGAAAATAGCTTCTTCAGACAATAACATGTATTTTAGGAATCAGGAAACAAATATTCTTTAAATCTCATTTGTtgtattaaccctctggggtcgacgcacgcgccggcgcgtttttctgataaggccgaaacaaacttaaattactcgTACagatcgtacagataaaagaagtatatcattcaaatctgtaaagggtctagttttagtggtataccatcataataacaacaaaacgttgtgctttttttaaataaagaaagccgacagggtgcgctctcggacttttctgtctctgccatttctcttcacagacgcgtaaataaaacaaccagaatctcagcgaatacttggctcataaaaataagaattatatggctagaaagcttgaaatgttttcttttaggtgacacaattcaagtcgaaaacaaatcatcactttttatttaatccgtatgaacgtaaggagaagtctgttttttcctgtctcacctcattacaggtaatgcggtcccgccttgtaccGCCTttactgttcacatgtaaataatctcaggtgaaccaggtaaatatgtgcacgcccccgagaaatgacacaaaatatcaaacttcatcatagaatttactcactttttcggcgcgtttggatgatggcgcgttacgcacgtgaagcggcgctccttacattccacacagagacaaatagtttagcttgtcctcagagtaaaaacactgattttaactcaaatgaggatcgtttggctcctcattgtgttgtattgtacagcactaatccgtcccatctacattgactgaaaggctcattatgcgcgcctttgtctggtcgttcagtgcgtcttttgtgttctcaggtaaatcacatgactattcatcctcagacacaccctcttgcatatggcctttctggacaaaaagtgtcttagaaaatttaaatcagtgtattgtttactgtgaatgtgtgaacaagatggcattcacagcactctgaagtaaacactttagcctacaacatgctggtctccaaagtcttgtgaaccaatgttctgtttgtgttttatggtcttatttcagtgagtaaaaaattgtagtttttcactagccatgcataaacacttttttctcaaaaacacaataatgtataaacttgaagctcacatattattgtagccaattttgtgctgattacagtgttattagactttagacattaatatgtttaaaaaacactgaaaaaagcacaaatgtcaggacatgtcaaaatttgtccaggccccaaaaaccccctcagaccccagagggttaaaggtcATACAAGATGaggctagaaaaaaaaacagagcattCCTTCACCTGTTGATATACTGTTGGTCAGTGTTGGGTCTGTCAACAATTTGATGTGTGATGGTCTCATCTGTCACCTCGTATGTGCTACCAATGCACACAGACTTGTCCCAGGACACCTCACCGCCAAAACACCTAGCAGGAAACAGCAATAGAGAAAAGACAGCAGAGTTGGAAGTTGATATGGTGTCTTAGTTTTTGCATATATTAAAACAGTTTGACTTCCCTCAGAGTTTCACTGCAGCAGTTTCAACTCACCTAATGACAAAAGCCAGGGACTCTCTAGGCACCTCTCTGTTGAGGAAAAACCTGAGCCCCTCAAAAAGTTTCTTCTGGGcttcctgctgtttctgttccttttcTCTGGCCTCCATCTTTTCCATGTCCTCCTGAACAAATGcaagaaaatttttttttggtcagtgtCTCACAAAGCCAGGAGTGGTGGGACACGAGAAGGAATGACATTTAGAACTAAGGTCAATAGCATCAACGCTATTCTTTCACAAACATCAATTTCAACAGATGGCACAACTACAGGGTTCTGTGAATTATCGCATACTTGGTGATGGACTAAGGTGATAGACTATGGTACCAGGCTCAGGATTGCAGGGTATCTGTTGCTCTAATGCTGGACAAAAAAAATGCCTAATGGCTATAATGCGAACATCTCAAAATCATGAGGAAGTTCTAAAAGTGCAGAGCCAACAACGGCTCAGGATTTTTTGGTTTCTACATGAGTGATGTTAATCGTTATTTCGATGGCATTTTATTCGCACACAGTATTTCGATGGATGTTTCAGGACCAAGTGTCTCCAACCTAGCAACTGATATCtctacaacataaaaaaaaaaaaaacttaacgTGCATTGATCTTTCCAACTCCAAGACATCTACGGAACCGTGAAAGCAAGTAAAACTAGGCACCTGATTAAATGCCATTATTTTGTTGGAGCCGAAaagttgttttaaattcagaaagTCTAAGTGAACAAGTTATCAATATCAAAGTGGCAGTGCAATTGTATCTGACCCATCAGGGTAGAATAGGGTTGCAAACTCCACCCTCATATTTTCTCGGATGCTGGAAAATGGAGCAGGGACTCATTGTTGTCAACCTGAGAACTCCTCCTGAATATTTCCTGCGATCCTGGAAAGTGTAGCATTATAAACGTGAGAACAAAAACTGGACCTAGGCTCATGTTGCAACTCAAGTCTCTAAGTTACTAAATAAGGATTGGGAGTTCCTGGAAAGTCCCTGTGGTGAACAACATCAATAGCTGAGAACCTCAAACCAGTTGGACAAAACAAGCTTCACAGAGTGAGAAACACCTAACCCTTAGCATCCCTAGCAACCAAACACTCAAATGTAATCCCCAGTCTAACACTCAAATGTGTAACACCTCTGACAAACACATGTTCTCTCACCTCTGCCCTCAGAGACCAATTATTATTGACTGCTGCTATCAGGTTTTTAATATTCACAtacttaaaaacataaatacagggaatctgttttttttttttttttacctcttcaACAGGAAACTGGTCGGGTTCTGCCTCATCCTCTTCTGTACTAGAAACCACTCGTGCCAGACTGGCACTCAGGGCTGACAGTTTCTGCAGGgcccaaaaaaaacaaacaaacaaacaaacaaaacagcattacAGATACaatccattttattatttacattcagAATTAGAAATTGTTAATACCCAGATTATGATTAAACAAACTAAATGGTTTGCAGTAACCTGATTATCCAACAATTTCTTTGAAAGCATCTGTAGGAACATGTGGTAGCCCACATACTAACATCTTATCACCCCAGCATAAATGAACAAAGAGGACCTTGTGCCAATGTGTACCGCTTTCACAAATACAGACTTCCATGAAGACCTTTTCtggatatatacacacacacacacacacacacatactctgaTGTCATCGGGTAAGGCACTGCATTGGCCAATCACATACATCTTGATGAATTACACTGTAATGTTAATGTgaatttctgctgtttacctaTAGATCATGAGATCAAAGACTTGCAGAGGTttccacagctgaaaaaaatctTGTCAAGAGTAATCTAAACCAGTGTTATGTGTATTAAGTTTTAAACACAAATCTGCTCCTCCAACTTGACTTCCTGGATCAGATTTCATTGTTTCACCAGTACAAGAAAGAACACAATCCCACGTTCTTGTTCATGCAGGGCAAACGTCTGTCTGAATAGAGCCTTACAGGGTTACAAGACAGTTACATCAGCAGGGTATTAAAGTAgtttacaaaatacaaaagctTTATGTCAGTCCACTAACTAGTAGTATCATGAAAcgcagattttgttttatttgttcaggtTTTGACATATCTGCCTGAGGTTTCTGTTGCTCACAGCGATGAAAAGCCAGATTTTAAAATTCCAgagcagtgtctcttttcagttATAATGTCCTGGTTTGTCTGGATAGTTCACAGATCTCACTGCCTGAGATAATATTTTCCAATACTGTGGCACCATAAACAGTATTCAAGCCACCACCATGGTAGTGGTATTAAAGTAGACATCTAAGAAATAGATATGTGAAAAATATCTGGGGCAACCAAGTAACACTATCTTTAGGATTAGATGTCATTATAGATAAGACTGACTGCTTCCTTTAAATGGCTTAAGATAAAGAGCCTCACCTCTAAATAGCATTCTGAATTCATGGCGTAGTCATCTTCACTCTCTTCCTTCAGCTCCAAGTTGGATTTACTGTCCAGCTGTAAGGGAAGGATGACATTAACAGAGTACAGGTATACTAAGAGGTGATCAAATATTCACATATACCTAGTCTAATCATGCAACGTCATTATTTATGACTTCCCTTACATCATTAACTGAATCTCACTGAAAGCTGTCACAATATTTTTGAACTCTCAGTAACTGTGGGAGGAGTATGTGAGTTCAGGTTACCTTTGGGGGGTAGACCAGGTTGAGAGAATGGTAGAGCCTGAAGTTGACAAACCCCAGCAGAGTGGTGTACAGCTCTGTGAAAGTTGCCATTACTCTGTAGTCAACGTCTGTGGGATGCtgaaatggcaaaaaaacaGAACGCAACAAAGTTTCAAtagtaaatggaaaaaatatgaGTGCAAACATTTATATCAGCTTACATTTAATTCCTGGAGCATACAAACACCTCAGCCAACCaggaaatttattttaatagtaATTTTAAAAGAAGTTAACTCTGATTAATCTGCCAACACTGATATATTTTGTTGTGTATGACAACAATGTGTATGTTTACTTTATGATGGTTCCAAATGCTGACAGAGCTGTGTAATCCCCTAAACATAACACAACTGCTTGTTGGTAGCATAATTACTATGATCTGCATTTCATTAGTCTGCACTTACATCATGTGAGAACTGATATGGCACCAGCCACGTAATGAGCTGTCCCATCACTTCAGCCTGATAATATATTCCCTTGATCGAGATGAAGACCTATCAGGATGAGATGAGTGTTTAGGGCAGAGGTCAATGAACTCCAATCAGTATTCCTTTAATTATACTTATGCCAAACTAAAAAATCCGATAGGTGCTGGGCAATGTAAAGTTGCACCTTTCTGAGAGCACGAGATGCAATCACATAGTTCATCCACTCCACAGCAAGACGTCGGCACAGCTGGATTGTCTGAACGTGGCATTTTCCTGTTCGGGCAAAGGTGGAGAAGAGGAAGCACATGCAGAGGGCATCCTCGATATCACGGAGTGCATCAATGAAGGTGGGATACCTGggacaaaaagaagcaaaaggGAGACAACTCAACTTAATATAATTTGATTTTGTAACATCTTACCTTAAAAAGGACAATTTTAACATTGTACTTTAACAACTTTAAAACTGCTGatgtgatatatttttttctattttagaaAGAGCATTTTCCCCACAGAGCTGTTGTTTCCACTAATAGTATCTTGTGACCTGACACACGCAAAAGAAATATCAGAAGCTCAAGTATGCCCTCCTGTGTTGAGGGCTGAGAATATCAGTCTCACCGTTCTTTGATGATGTGGTCCAGTTTATAGGTTGGCTTGTTCTCTCGCAGTCTCTCCACTGCAGACCATTCTGTCTTTCCATAAGCCTTTTTAAGCTTGCGTACAAATACCTGTTAAGATACAGAATGT
This genomic window contains:
- the pes gene encoding pescadillo, with protein sequence MGGIQKKKFERGSATNYITRNKARKKLQLSLPDFRRLCILKGIYPHEPKHKKKVNKGSTAPRTFYLLKDIRFLLHEPIVGKFRDYKVFVRKLKKAYGKTEWSAVERLRENKPTYKLDHIIKERYPTFIDALRDIEDALCMCFLFSTFARTGKCHVQTIQLCRRLAVEWMNYVIASRALRKVFISIKGIYYQAEVMGQLITWLVPYQFSHDHPTDVDYRVMATFTELYTTLLGFVNFRLYHSLNLVYPPKLDSKSNLELKEESEDDYAMNSECYLEKLSALSASLARVVSSTEEDEAEPDQFPVEEEDMEKMEAREKEQKQQEAQKKLFEGLRFFLNREVPRESLAFVIRCFGGEVSWDKSVCIGSTYEVTDETITHQIVDRPNTDQQYINRYYFQPQWVYDCVNAKMLLPVEDYFIGVTLPPHLSPFVEEKDGDYVPPEKLKIMALQRGEKTDHEQEEEEEEDVEGEDEEEEDDVDEEEDDEEEEAEEENLKKMEEQRTQGKSLQVRVTPGKLKTENQARLEQEEKAEEKRLAIMMMKKKEKYLYDKIMFGKKRKVREANKLAAKRKAYDDAEKAKKKKPRK